The sequence below is a genomic window from Sebastes fasciatus isolate fSebFas1 chromosome 11, fSebFas1.pri, whole genome shotgun sequence.
gctTTGTCACCCTCTCCTGAGGCAGAATTAGGGTCCGTATTCACCTCACGGACGTCCCTCTTTATGTGTTTGAGCTTAACAGGACGCTCCGTACAGACGCTCTTGGACACAGCAAACGCTGGGCATAGAAGTTATGAATAGGGGGCTCTGTGGTGCCCCTAAAagagtgtttctgtgtgtttctgtgtgtttctctgtgtgtgtgtgtgtgtgtgtgtgtgtgtgtgtgtgcgtgtgtgtgtgtgtgtgctgcaggggGTGGTCTATTGGGGCCGTTTGTTTTTGGCGTGTGCACGTGTGCCAGAGTGCATTTGTGGAGAATGTGCATGTGAGGCCCCAAACATGTGCATctatctgtgtgtatgtgcttgtgTTTCTGTGCACATCTTTGGACATTGTGCATTTAGTTGGGAGGTGAGAGAGTGACGcaacaacaaatacaacaaaacaagattgaaaaataagttgtattttgaATTCTTTCAGCCCACTTTTCCAGAGCACAGTATAATACATTTGTGGTCCCTTGTGTTATTCTGATCCCGAATTGAGACTGGGGGGGAGTGGCGATCAATTATTACAGCAATTACACAGACGTGAGGAGGACACAACCAGGAattcagggagagagagacagagcaaagagtaaaagagagagagagatgcctCTTATAAAGCCAAGTTCTGTCTCTTTGGGAAGAATTTGCGAGCAGTGAGACCGGGCTTTGGGTCAGAAACAGGAGCCCAACGATCCAATGACTGTCTCAATAAATACTCCTCAGTGTCGTGGGACGCAGGCTGCTGAAGTTACTCCTCCTGCAGAATTACACTCCCAGTTGTGTCGTGTGAGCGTGCGTATGACAACAAAGCAGACATGTGGACGAAACGCTGAGGCTCCGGGCTCCTAACGCCTCTCTGCACGGGTCAATTAGATTGCAATCCCAGCTGTAAAGGTAAGCAAATGAATTTCACCGAGAGAACAATGAACAtatttaagaaataaataaagaattttGCATGGcaacaaaatatatttgtttcttaaataaaaagaaaagaatcttTCTTATACAGTTAGGGTGAATTTCTTTGTTCCTACCTGGATAATGACTCTTCCAGGTAGGAAATGTGCACATTGTAGTACAGATTTACTACATTCACTGGTTTGTTaattcatgttatttttttattaactaatatgtatttatttttcattatttccaCTGATAATTGCAATATTTCACTGGTAAAAAATAGGAAACAATggcaaaatattttataaaattatCTTAAAAATAGGAATTTCTAATTTCTAATTTGGCCAAATGTTTGAGTTTTGATTTAATGTGAAATCACTTATAAGTTCACAGAGGCCACATTACTCAGAACTGACCAACTCTTAACTGTGGAGGGATAAAGTTAATTTTTATAGGCTGATCAAAATCTCTAAAAAGCTAATAAAGCTAATTACATGACAGTAAGTAGCATCAAAATGATGCAAACTACATGAAATTTAGGTaatgataaaaacagatactggttgttttcctgatGATGACCACTGACTTGTTCACAGTTCAAAGCTCATAGTTTACCTGTTTATTTACAGCCGCATTAGGAACTGTGGCGAGTTTGAAGCTGTCCTCTTAATATTCCTCAGATGTTATTTGCACATCAGAGATGAAAACTAAAATATCTTATCAGTTGTTCACATCCAATCAGAGCATCAGATTTCACAAATACCGTCTGTTATTTTTTAATCCGTAGTTGTGAAATACACTTACAATATTTATTCTCCAAATGCAGCAAATAAAAGAGAATAAAGCTTTAAaagttattaattaaaaatggaaatttgagTTGAAATCAGTTCACAACACGAGTCAAATGAGGTCAATGGTTAGTTAGCGCTGACATTTATATAGTGCTCAGTTTAGCGCTCTCATTGTGTGGTTTGCTGCAATATAGTATGAGTCAAAAAGTGGGAAACTATgaccaaaaataaacaaaaaattgtATTTCTGAGATGCCGGAGGAGCACAATGGAAATAACTCATTGGGCTTAATTCTGTTTTTATCCCCAATGATTGTGTGCAGAGTTAGTGTCTTCagattaaatcaataaatcaatcaagGTGTGAATTATGCTTCCTTATGAACCCTGTACTTtcttaacttttattaatttctttgaAATTTTGTTGGCAAGTCAAGTTTACCTTCACTACATCCTCAGAGGgaaacaaggagatgaagagcacAAAGGAGTAATTTTCTGTTTAACAAATGTTTACACATTAAGTGACAGAGATTGGGAAATTAGTCTTTCTTTTCTAACAAGTCCCATCTAATTTTGGTGCCTCGTGCGATTCTgttaataaaatgaaattatttGAAGTAAAAGAAGGGAAGAAAGAGATGGAAGTGAAACAAACTGaggggggagagaaagaaaaagtgtgtgtgtgtgagggggagagagagagggagagatgaaggGGGATTACTCTCACTCCAGAATACTAACGAGGGCCTTTTGTCACagatctctttctctctctcttcctctcttccgtTCTCTCGTTTTTCCTTTCACTCATCTCACACACATATAATTGCTTTTTCAAATaattgcacacaaacacacatacatgagTACAAAATCACACATGTACGCCTACAGTCACACACATATACGCAGAAATACACATGCGATTGCAATCCCACTCTcacataatcacacacacacacatacatacacacacatggatgGGCACAGAGTCGTTTTTGTCAATGGTagcttttgtttcttttatctCAGCTCCTAACAAAGCATTCCTGTGTacacagaagagagagagagaaggaaggagagagaaagaggaaagtagagaaagagagagggagatcaGGAAAACATTCAGCGCCCCTTTGTTTGGCAAAAGAAAAAGTTTTGATTCAGTTTTTGGACTCGGTTCAGTGAGGCAGGGCAGTACAGTAAAAGTTGTCGCGTTGCCATGGAGATGGAATACATCCTACTGGAGAGGTTGGTCAAAAATATTTCCCTCTTTTCACTATCGTTTACTCCCATTTGCTCTTTTAGTTATGTGATCGCTGGGACATGTGAGTGTGTTGGAGTGTCAGGAGAAGATTGGGTGAGAAGGCGACGTGATGCCGAGTTGAAAGAATGAAGCTTCTGAGGGGCTCACCCTCGTGTAAACACAAAAGTGTGATGTAATTAAAGCTGATTGGTTATGTAATCCATGCTCAGCATTGCATAGAAAAGCTACTTTGATCTACACTGTATGGCCACAAGTATATGGACACTGGTGTCTTTGGTCCAGGGCTGTTTTTCATAGTTTGCGTTGAGTTGTTTTTAACCAAATAAGGACATCTGAATAATGTTTTTACCTTTATGCATAAACGAGGTCCATAAAGAAAAGTTTGCTTTGAGTGGTCTGCAAAGATCATTGATCTCAACCCCATCCgacacctttgggatgaactgaAATGTGTGTGCCTTAATGGTGGAAAgtatttaagtttaagtttaagtttttttttattttttttatttaaagtataTTTACTTGTGACAAAAAAGCAGCGTCTTGTTGGGACCCCTTGTCACATTTCAGATGcttatgagttattagaggcgTCTCACCAAAGACAGATTTCCCCTTCTCAAACTTCTGAggtgttttcatttaaatattttcttaaGCCAAAAGAaattatccaatatttcacaaataaaacaaagattagagaaaagtcccaaaaaattatataaatttgtgcagctgtactttgttttttcttttttcccaaTCCATTCACTATCTCACTGGACTATACTGctacttaaaggtgctcaataaaatatatatagcagcaaataactattgtctatgtaaagatatagaggagaaatgtctacctgagcagagaatgtgtgtgtcgtaatcagagcttctccttgttttgttgacatatccGACATATAAATCAATAACGGGGGACATTTTTTCTGCAGAAGTACGTTGATACTTTAACGGTCCAGTATGTGGGATCTGCGGTGTCTAGCGGTGAGGCGAGGAGATTGCAAGAAATTgaagcttctcccgtgtgctaagagtgttggagagctacggtggccgacccGAAAATGCAAatagccctctctagagccagttggagcagagccagtgcgtagagtgtgtggatgtgggaagtgagtggtgaagcaagagagagagcggcggcgacggtaGCGAGAAACGTAATCGaatccggcccaagcaggaaaagttaacagagtttggtttgtccgttctgggctactgtagaaacatggtggccggctccgtgaagaggacccgctccctatgtagatataaatggctcattcttaGGTAACgaaaaaaacacaacgattcttattatcaggtgagtatacactaaaaaaaacgtacttattaatattatattccatttctgccaataaatcctcccaaatgttacacactggtcctttaagtactGTACATTTAACTGATTataattttgtacttttacttaggtaagattttgaatgcggAACTTTTGCTTATaatggaagtttttttttttttacattattctaGTGGTACTTGCACATTGAGTAAAGAATCTGAGCCGGCGCAAAGCCTGAAACCAGTAGAGAGGAGGCTGGAATAAGATATTCAGCAATCACATATAAGTGTAATGTCAGGGTGTCCATATACTTTTGTCCATATAGTGCATTCTTAACAACTTGTTTATCTGTTGGAATTGTATGTTCTGCATTAAAGTGTGTGCGAGAAACAGAGAGACTTCGGAGGATCCAGAGTATAAAGCAGCAAAAAACACCTGAGAGAAAGATTGCAAAAGGACCCCTGTGTCCGGCTGAAACAAAGTCTTGATCCGGGCATCCAGGAAGCCAATCTTTGGCCCTTTTCCTACCAAACTCTTACCGCCGTCTCCAGTTACCTGTCAGAAGTTCACTCTTTGTCCATTAAAGGCCTCTCTGGTTAGAATCAATAGTAAAGCCTTGAAAAAAACGTTATCTAGATAAACTTTTGGACAAAGATGTTTTACCTTAATTGATTCATTCaagtgtctcctctcctccagctgaCAAATGAGACTCTGTGAGGAGGGTTTGTTGGGTCAATGCAGTACAACTTCGTCCTaattctcttcttttctctttcctcttccttATCGTCCTCTCATGTGGGTTATCCTTGCTCCACTGGCCGACATGATTTGTTGGACGTAAGTGAGTGTGTCAGATGTTTTCGGGATACAGtaactgtctgtttgtgtgtgacaggGCTGGGCTGCATCTGAATGTCCTGACAAGGGCACACATTCATGCAAACATCACACGGTGTAaagctttaaaaacacacatgttACTGTGGGAATATTTGCGGTTAATTTTCCCAACATTAACACAATAATACATGAGGTTTGGAGCTCAGAATCAGCCCTGTAGATATCACAAATGCGCTTCAAAAATGTCCATCTTATCAAATGATTTCTGCTTGTAATAGAAGTTCCCCTGTCTGTCCAAATATGGCATTAAAGATCGCAAAGATATCAGCTGAACAGGAACTGTTTTTTGCGGGTGTTCACACTTCTCAAAGTTCTCATCAAGTACTTTTTTGTGTTGTAATCGACACCTAACAATAATCTGCAGACACGCAGATGTGAGTGGctgtaattgtaaaaaaaactaattgtaAGTTGAATACAAGTTTGGGTGCAATGTTattgtttaattaattaatttaaggccctattatgcttattttcaggtgcatacttgtatttggggtttctacatgctttaatattcaaaaaatgctttatttttgtcatactggctgtgctgcagtacctcttttcaccctctgtctgaaaagcccagtctgctctgattggtcagcggtcccactctgttgtgattggtcaactgaaccaaactcttcggactccgctccagctccagctctgctctaactagctttgtttgagggtgtgcaaaactagctgctaggcaaagtgtgttacttggtgacatcatcgcgttacagaagaaaaggcgggatttcaacgaggcgtttcaggcagttcaggagcagtgtttctgtgggggagagtaactccctttggcgtggactttgtaactttgcagaccttttacatgcacaaaaatctATATAACAaagggaaagggaaaaaaaccaaaaacataACAGGTCCCCTTTAACCATTAAagtcaaagaaatgcaaagatGCTAGTGGTTGTCATGCTAACAGGCTCACAGTGACGATGGCagatgtttagcaggttgtAATGTTGACCAAGTTCACCATCTTAATTCAACCTGTCAGCaagctaacatttgctaattagcactaaaaacaaagtacagctgaggctgatgggaatgttgtATTTAACAAAGTATAAATATTAGTCAAATTTAACTTTCAACCTGAagatggcgctagaggaaaaatGAGGGGATCActgaagtcattaggattcagcATCTGGGGACcataaatgtctgtacaaaatttcatggcaatccatctaatagttgtcaagatatttgactggagcaacatggtggcCTGACCAGCTGTCTACTAGTGGCTAAAAACCTTTTCAATTCTTTTAAACTTCTTCAATGATATATTTGAACAGACAATAAGCCACGCATATCATTCAGGTCAGACTCATACCATTTCTTTTCTTGTCTCACCTCAGTGTTTCACTATGACTGCTCTCTCATCTTGTGTGGTTTGGTTTGCAAACGGGTGATTCACAGTGTACAACGTGGCTCTGAGAAACTGGCAGGAAAATGTACTATAAGGCTCTACAgcctctctttttatttttataaatctcTCTTGCCTCCAACCTACTTAATCAAATTACGTGAATACTAGTCTATAACATAcccgaaaaagaaaaaaacaagcctTGTCATTAGCTGCATATTCTAAAGAAACAGTGGTTCATACAAGCGGCAGTTGCTTCACATTTGTGTTGCACAGCAAGGAAACAGCTTAAGGTGTTGAAACCAACAAGGTAATGCATCTTCTTCCTCTAACAGCTGTTAGCGTTGTCGAAATAACCACAgacttttcctaaccctaacaaagtcattttgttgcctaaactggTACTGCATTTTAGGGGGTTGTACAGGCGCTCTGATCgcttgtgttgctggacattcgtaggagaacgcacaaaaaatgacaataacttttcgtaagatatcatacgaactgttgtgtACTAGGGTTGAATACACAGGAAATACTTTGCAAAATCTACTCCCCATTCTCAGGGAAAATACTTTTTAGCATGTCTCTTTAGATTCTTCCAAATCGAGTCTGAAGCAATCGTATGTGTGGCTCGGGTCCAATTGATGAGATTGGAGTCCACTCCTCTGCAtttaagtatacagtataattgaTGCTTGGCAATGTGGTGATCTTAGAAAACTCCCAGTACAGTTCCACCAAATTTTAAAAACACTTGCATGAGTGTGCTGGGcctttcagttttgttttgacTTGTTTTGCTGATAAAATCTGTAGTCTCCTGCTTTATAATTCAAAGTAACAGTTTGATGTTAACTTGTCTGCTAGTTGCAGGTTTGGTTTCAAGTATTATGAGGCTCACTTGAGATGAATTCCCCGTGAGAATGAGAGCAGGTGGCTGCAGGGGAAGTTACCAAAAGTAACTGTCATCATGGGCAGTTTCTATATTTCCCCACATGCAACAGGAAGTCAATCTTTATCAGATTTTGAGCTGCTTATGTTGTGAATACTGTAAGATATTAAAGAGATGTTAATCAATCCTCCCAACCTCTTTCAGTAAACTAAGACCTCCCAGTCCACCCCAAACTAATCTCAAATGACCCTATTAACAGCACTGACCAGTTAACAAGTTAATCAGAGAAACAATTTAACtctttttaactctctttctttGTTATTCACCAGATGACATCCGCCACACCCCCTTCCTCTCGCAGCTCCTCCCCTCAGAAGGTGTGCCACTCCcagacacagacagatgttttaaagcctttaCTGGGAGGTGGCGTATCTGGCGGGGGCGGGactctgaggaagaggaggcgtGTCCTGTCCAAAGATGGCCGTAGCAACGTGCGCATCGAGCACGTCAGCGGGCGGAGTGCTCTATACATGCGTGACCTCTGGACAACATTTCTGGACATGCAGTGGCGCTACAAGTTATTCCTGTTCACGGCCACGTTTGCGGGGACCTGGTTCCTGTTCGGGGTGCTGTGGTATCTGATGGCACTGGTGCATGGAGACCTACTTGGtgagagtgggggggggggtcgtCGGTTTACAGGTCATACTGTAGGTTAACAGGTAGTTTAATGTGTATCTCCAGAATAACATGTTGGGGTCGCTCTAGATGATCCACAGACCTCGCTGTGAACCATTGGACCTATGTCTTCAGTAGAAAGGAGTTCCAATGAAAACCTACAGCAAGCATTATCCCTGATCACcaacccattctcactcccaactcgtcaaataccgccgtttggtcggtgcccctcggcatcggaaaccgacgcacggaggcaccctttagcaacagtatgtgacgaaccgggctttcaactaacttcaATGATTACCCACAAACGGCGTTATTTGACGGTCggagcaggtgacgtagtaatAATAGCATGAGAGTCCATTCAGGGTGGGTGggaggtgaggtggatgggtcaaacaaacacaagattctcaaccaggagaccggtgtttgtgtcccgtgtgacaATTAAAGTAAcagtcagtcgttagtcacgtgactcgtcagtATTGTCAGTCACGTAAGGTGCTAGTCCGTGAAGTTAAAGTCAACCATGACGTTTCccaaccctacctaagtggttgtgttgcctaaacctaatttccTGTGAAAcggaactttattttgaaaggacactatgcatgtaacgagcatataTTTACACGCCATGACTGGttcgtccaaaagtaacgcaagaggggtacccccgTGTGTCGGTCTCAGATGCCggggggcactgaccaagcggcggtatttgacgagttgggagtgagaatgagtTGGAATCACCATCACAGTGTTTTTGCAATTGCCTTTtgagtttttaaaatgtttgagTTTTTAATGCTTTGAGCAGCATAAACCCTCACCGTACTGGGGTCAAAACAGAAACCTCAATGATATCTCAAAACCTCAgcaataaaaactaaacatttGCATCAGTTTCAGTAAAAATGTGGCTGAATAGACCCTTTAACTGAGTCAGACAGGGGCGCAATTACAAAAAGATGATGTCACGTACTTCCATTCACCAATCAGGATTTAGCAACATTTGAATCAGACTCTGATGACAGTTGGTAGGTAGGTTGATCACTGTCAGTCTAATCTGATCAAACCaggcccacacagtcctgataaAGCCAAAATCTTTTGCCTGATGACTTCTTTACAaacctctgttcatgtgaatttAGACAATGTGGCATAAGAAAGTCAAATAAACACCTCCAGCATAGttcacaccaaaaaaaaagtgaacacCGTTGACTATAAGTGAGAATTTGACAACTAATAGCGTGGTGTGATGGTGTAGAGTGTCGTACAAGTCTTACAGGGTTGACTGGAAACAGTGAAATGGCTGTCTTAAAGCAAACATCTCTACACCCATGTATACACTTTCATTGGTGGTGAGCGTTATTTCTAGCAGTGCTGTATAGACATGAAGATGTTGGCGTTTATTGTATTTCCTGCACAACATCTTCAGCTAAAACTAACCCTGATAAAATTAAACATTAGTGCTGGCAGGAAATGATTTCATATCTTCAATAAGACACCTGCTCTCCCCCACTTCCTTTAATGTCACTCAACGTTCTCTCAACTGAGTGTTGTATAAAAGTGATATAAAGTCCTGTGTAATGTTGCATATCAATAGTATATTTTCAAGGTAGACACTTATTATATTCTGCCCTggaaatattttgtttttgagaGATTACAACGACCATCACCCCATAACAAAGTGTAcagaagtaaaataaaaaagacaatagcACACAAATGTATCTGTTATGGTAACATAAGACATCTTAAATGaacttttttttgccttttcaaccatgtccctccagagtTCGACCCTCCGTCAAACCACACACCCTGTGTGATGCAGATGCAGACCTTGACAGGGGCTTTCCTCTTCTCCCTGGAGACCCAGACAACCATTGGTTATGGTTTCCGCTGCATCACAGAGGAATGTCCAGCtgccatcatcctcctcatcgTCCAGCTCGTCATCACCATGCTGATGGAGATCTTCATCACTGGTACCTTCCTGGCCAAGGTATCCAATTCATAAAACATCCAGCTGCAAAGAGAGATACAGTGAAAAGAGATAATCTCttcatacatacagtagatcCACATAGATACATGATGTGTGCTCTCCTACTTTTGAAGCACAACTGCATGCAATTCCTTGCACTGTGCATTCATCTGTCCCTATGTTGAGTGTGAGACTCTTATATGAGTCTTATCAAGGATTATCAGACTGAAACCAGACCTGATTGAGctttctctgctcaggttgcTCGGCCGAAGAAACGTGGTGAGACAGTGAAGTTTAGCCAGCATGCTGTGGTGTCGACCCACGAAGGACGACCCTGCTTGATGATCAGGGTAGCCAACATGCGCAAGAGTCTCCTGATTGGGTGTCAGgtaagtgtgtgagagagagtatAGATTATCAGATATTTCAAACATTTCTGCAAATTCTCCCAGTTCTGTATAGACGTTATGTGCAATTTGTCAAACTGTGACCCAACTTGTGCACCTAATCCCTCCTTTCCCCCAGGTGAGTGGAAAACTGCTCCAGACCTCTCTGACCAAGGAAGGCGAGACTGTTCGTCTGGACCAGAGGAATGTGCCGTTCCAAGTGGACATGTCCAGTGACAGCCCCTTCCTCATCCTGCCCCTCACCTTCTACCATATCATCGATGACAACAGCCCGCTGCGAGCCTGGGCTGCCAAGGGTAAGTTTGATGGTGGGATGGTGagatgatggagagaggagattTGGTGGGTGGTGGTAATTTTTAACAGAGGCGACGGGTTTAGGCAATTAtccgtctgctacttcagcaccacagaCATAGCGCCATTGATTTatcaatagagtggtgcaggaatgattcctaaaacccggaaacacttccggttccctcgtcaatgggttttttgaatgggattttggttagatgccttaaataaggtctgtggttaacacaagctgaagagattttaacattttgttctacgacataaaatacattgtgaattttgaagcttttatgtgtctttaaaaaggcggttgctaacaagtggctaatgagactacaaaacgtcatcacgtcgAACATTACTCTGTCTTTAccttagtggtggtgacgtgaagtcatgcgaccgtggtgtagtttgtttatagcctaaccttagctttttacttctgtgattgcatattacgcttcaaaaatcataaaagtggtgttcatttgtgaagattatcttgtgGAACAAAATGTGTGAGTATCATAAATATTTGTTTGCttcagagcttattttctgcagtaattCAAAATATAGTGgcaaaatcccattggcttttcaCTGAGgtaaccagggcgatgctaacttcctggttggcctacaaaagtATACGTCATACCTGCAGCAGTCTATATACAGCACAGTTaggctactgatatttcagaacaCTGGTCTGGGCCACAGATTCTAACTTGCACAAACCTCATAAAGGAACAGTGAGTGAGGCAGACTGGACAATCATATTAAACTAAACAACCCCTCTGcccctgcactctctctgctactagGAGATGGAGAAGGGGGGGTGGCAGGCATGCATTTTGGTCATTCAAAATGAGATACACAGCCCTCCTGTATTTCTGGGTGGCCATCAAACGGCAACAAGGATGAAGGGTAACTAATATAAACCTGCTTTCTGCTAGCTACGGCAATGTTTCGGCATAGAAATTTTAGATTCTTAGTAATGAAATCTGAAGTAGAAGGAGTTTTTTACTGAGAAATCGTGTGGCAAGAAGGTAAGCTGTATACCAGACATAAACTTCCTGTTTTTAGTGGTTGGTGAGCTCAGATGGTGTGAACTACATGCTTGATAAGCAAGCTGAGAGGATTTCCATTTGTGATAATACCTTTCTGAAATGAATGTGGGtaattacagtgtgtgtgtatcgtTTTACCTTCCAACCTTTGTTCCTCTATTCCCTTCTCTAGGTGCTCTTTCTTGTTTCCTTATTTCGTTACCATTCTTGCCCATTTTTTTATTAGCCATCAGACGTCTTCCCCTCCTTTTGATGGTGCATTgctttagaccatttcacagttgtgtcccagtttatttgcTGTTGCACAAGAAGTAAACatagacccaagctgttgcctagcaatgcaattctgttgaaacaATCGATATTTCTTGGCGCACTACCTCCATAAACAGTTCATCAGTGCAATAATGGGAAGCCATTGGCAGGTTTGCATCACCTGCgtgtgcatactgtacatgtgcatCCTCATTCACAAGATACAAACAACCCGCTCATAACAACATTATACTCTATAGCA
It includes:
- the LOC141777647 gene encoding ATP-sensitive inward rectifier potassium channel 10-like isoform X2, whose amino-acid sequence is MEMEYILLESSSPQKVCHSQTQTDVLKPLLGGGVSGGGGTLRKRRRVLSKDGRSNVRIEHVSGRSALYMRDLWTTFLDMQWRYKLFLFTATFAGTWFLFGVLWYLMALVHGDLLEFDPPSNHTPCVMQMQTLTGAFLFSLETQTTIGYGFRCITEECPAAIILLIVQLVITMLMEIFITGTFLAKVARPKKRGETVKFSQHAVVSTHEGRPCLMIRVANMRKSLLIGCQVSGKLLQTSLTKEGETVRLDQRNVPFQVDMSSDSPFLILPLTFYHIIDDNSPLRAWAAKGGGWTDPELADFELLVIMSATVEPTSATCQVRTSYLPDEILWGYEFPPVVSLSPSGKYVADFSFFDKVAKTKTTPIFKPSSPQHVYQSNGGGTVPEVSDPEKIRLEQSYRERGEERGRVRDTPLSVRISNV
- the LOC141777647 gene encoding ATP-sensitive inward rectifier potassium channel 10-like isoform X1 — translated: MTSATPPSSRSSSPQKVCHSQTQTDVLKPLLGGGVSGGGGTLRKRRRVLSKDGRSNVRIEHVSGRSALYMRDLWTTFLDMQWRYKLFLFTATFAGTWFLFGVLWYLMALVHGDLLEFDPPSNHTPCVMQMQTLTGAFLFSLETQTTIGYGFRCITEECPAAIILLIVQLVITMLMEIFITGTFLAKVARPKKRGETVKFSQHAVVSTHEGRPCLMIRVANMRKSLLIGCQVSGKLLQTSLTKEGETVRLDQRNVPFQVDMSSDSPFLILPLTFYHIIDDNSPLRAWAAKGGGWTDPELADFELLVIMSATVEPTSATCQVRTSYLPDEILWGYEFPPVVSLSPSGKYVADFSFFDKVAKTKTTPIFKPSSPQHVYQSNGGGTVPEVSDPEKIRLEQSYRERGEERGRVRDTPLSVRISNV
- the LOC141777647 gene encoding ATP-sensitive inward rectifier potassium channel 10-like isoform X3, with the protein product MRDLWTTFLDMQWRYKLFLFTATFAGTWFLFGVLWYLMALVHGDLLEFDPPSNHTPCVMQMQTLTGAFLFSLETQTTIGYGFRCITEECPAAIILLIVQLVITMLMEIFITGTFLAKVARPKKRGETVKFSQHAVVSTHEGRPCLMIRVANMRKSLLIGCQVSGKLLQTSLTKEGETVRLDQRNVPFQVDMSSDSPFLILPLTFYHIIDDNSPLRAWAAKGGGWTDPELADFELLVIMSATVEPTSATCQVRTSYLPDEILWGYEFPPVVSLSPSGKYVADFSFFDKVAKTKTTPIFKPSSPQHVYQSNGGGTVPEVSDPEKIRLEQSYRERGEERGRVRDTPLSVRISNV